A single Stigmatopora argus isolate UIUO_Sarg chromosome 7, RoL_Sarg_1.0, whole genome shotgun sequence DNA region contains:
- the tmem131l gene encoding transmembrane protein 131-like isoform X1 has protein sequence MAGPQDFQQGSYCHRKTWLNVLLGILHLILPYVQHGGAQRQALSQIPTSVVEVWHAEDADPLAPLQVEKGPRKDGLPIEESASIFNVENGRRLHFQPAMLTFGNQPLGRPRAETIHVHNPSSEVPVTLLSMFTSSRHFHIPSFHRRVIPPRGKTSFKLIFLPSEEGNVENTLFINTSAHGLLSYQVFGVGVQKGSLVSFKRKDSLLVFPHIQSIKLTQTQEDVSNITILGLLLECSLPKSFVINSQSSCLQSEEHLSLQMDLSTRGDQPADLDKLKPYVIEHIQLLLMVPTAEQAALGEPKIGVYMQNSGSKRLYIKDIQLLSKVDAKLEINRVLLQSESKNFTEVASLTCRGPIPGHSGTCVSHISLKIRGNQMTHNLAGLHITHRWSTEDLSSLFRVKQKTTELVELWMTNPFPLPLTVTSARLSHKLQGAIKMVNFHGPLTVPQGCWPVLSLRLFDRTLQATHSFTLGLYTTLGGAVRIPLYFNTDPSKQGDLVFESEQECGQPCLLKLSEAGRSEWQRTLLPDFSRSSWTVDSKLAAELFSRWQNYKDKLSCRWPRLLVETASPLDFGATPINESKVKTLVLKNPSSSVVSVEIQILSLYPSPLGALDLLTKWFNISPLAVNITTAEFSLLKAPSKASEGGKSVRGEGFLRLLLQPWESREVAVVFTPSEHKPTATILIIRNNLTVFDMVTVRGHGAKELLRVGGKLPGPGASLRFNVPQSTLMECRDGLRGNTKPLFAIRKSFKVENAGELPLTVTSMSINGYKCQGFGFEVLQCHSFSLDHNSSSELTVAFTPDFTSSWVIRDLVLVTSRGSTFPFTLNVTLPHHMLPLCAQVVPGPSWEESFWVVTLVFTCFSLFSVCLMAFHQAQYILTEFSTPTIRSNHNSNLSRDNGPVNNITHNGVNKPKGSCKSYVDTCHTSDKGKGRGSPALSNSPAQRLPSSKKSSSGTPSQPQKKHKVSLYYSKYKPSAVAVASTAMDEEHEEHEEQEEPVPEPLLTPDPDVCNNNEPEFISEMAKKAAAEEDFNTEDIVPAAVMFPVEIPAGFPQNVTLGPGPRPGLLLCKPVEMSHSGRYEPAVVHCEQRPSAELQLREDGKEPSKKASIEDTGNSSNGSNSNNKGKRSRRKMENVSSSTEQKMLLLPEREPEPDWSAADRNLVVSRNRNRCCLAPPAEAPKPGNRADNSVRQNGMCPGRTRRKCTTERRACESGSDSGSSSGSVRASRGSWGSWSSASSMEGDKDARHACATSSRKREPVQYSIYTADRDLYQSANGNSKPLSSAYHKDQCQSLDLAVSSFAPSFAAVAAGVERNTGTQPDHFLPKETTWSAPSVPLTNEFRYNTTATEALPFAPQQASPRPYNGFSWRSANSHCSNPYAYAEEGNYIGNMAFPAGFSQQEGHCAPAGSQASWNEQRAQESPCTWDSAACVGTKPFFSGTRSLSPVSSLFGSIWTPQSAPYHHHSHLQQERSAPISPATPVTPPHSPFARESAAEAPTCGVVGAGTGAPGGAVPFSSFHPFGPHMNLDIWNSSSNRSSNSQLSNDSGYCGDV, from the exons ATGGCGGGGCCGCAGGACTTCCAGCAGGGTAGCTACTGTCACCGGAAGACGTGGCTCAACGTACTACTGGGAATATTGCATTTAATTTTACCATACGTGCAGCACGGAGGAGCCCAGAGACAag CTCTGAGTCAAATCCCTACCAGCGTGGTCGAGGTCTGGCATGCAGAGGACGCAGACCCGCTCGCCCCGCTGCag GTAGAAAAGGGGCCAAGAAAAGATGGTCTTCCCATTGAAGAAAg CGCCTCAATATTTAATGTGGAGAATGGGAGGCGCTTGCATTTCCAGCCTGCCATGTTAACTTTCGGAAATCA GCCGCTGGGGCGACCGAGAGCCGAAACCATACACGTACACAACCCCAGCTCGGAGGTTCCCGTGACGCTGCTGTCTATGTTTACGTCCAGCAGGCACTTTCACATACCTTCCTTCCACAGAaga GTGATCCCACCGAgagggaaaacatcttttaagCTCATTTTCCTTCCGTCAGAGGAGGGCAATgtagaaaatacattatttataaACACATCGGCCCACGGGCTGCTTTCATATCAG gtcTTTGGTGTGGGTGTACAAAAGGGCTCCTTAGTATCTTTCAAACGAAAGGACAGTCTACTGGTGTTCCCTCACATCCAGAGCATCAAATTGACCCAAACTCAG GAAGATGTGTCCAACATCACCATACTGGGTCTATTGCTGGAGTGCAGCTTGCCCAAGAGTTTTGTCATCAATTCACAA AGTTCCTGTCTCCAAAGCGAGGAACACCTCAGTCTGCAAATGGACCTATCAACACGTGGAGACCAGCCCGCTGACCTGGACAAGCTCAAGCCTTACGTCATTGAGCACATACAACTGCTCCTCATGGTCCCCACTGCCGAACAGGCTGCACTAG GGGAACCGAAAATAGGAGTTTATATGCAAAATTCTGGAAGCAAAAGGCTCTACATAAAA GATATACAGTTGCTGTCCAAAGTAGATGCCAAGCTGGAAATCAATAGAGTTCTTCTGCAATCAGAATCAAAAAACTTTACTGAAGTGGCCTCCCTCACTTGCAGAG GTCCCATTCCAGGCCACAGTGGGACATGTGTTAGTCATATCAGTTTAAAGATTCGAGGCAACCAGATGACTCACAACCTGGCCGGATTACATATCACACATCG GTGGAGTACAGAGGACCTGTCCAGCTTATTCCGGGTGAAACAAAAAACTACAGAGCTGGTGGAACTGTGGATGACCAACCCGTTCCCGCTGCCACTCACTGTGACGAGTGCCAGGCTCTCCCACAAACTGCAGGGGGCGATaaag ATGGTGAACTTTCACGGTCCGCTGACAGTACCACAGGGCTGTTGGCCGGTGCTGTCCCTGCGCCTCTTCGACAGAACGCTGCAGGCCACCCACTCCTTCACACTTGGCCTGTACACCACACTGGGTGGAGCTGTGCGCATCCCACTCTACTTTAACACAGACCCCTCCAAG CAGGGAGACTTGGTGTTTGAGTCGGAGCAAGAGTGTGGACAACCCTGCTTGCTCAAGTTGTCTGAAGCAG GTCGCTCGGAGTGGCAGCGCACACTCCTTCCGGACTTCTCTCGTTCGTCTTGGACAGTGGACAGCAAGTTGGCTGCGGAACTCTTCTCCCGTTGGCAAAACTACAAAGACAAGCTGTCTTGCAG ATGGCCGAGACTCCTCGTGGAGACAGCGTCACCTTTGGATTTTGGTGCCACGCCCATCAACGAGAGCAAG GTGAAAACTTTGGTACTGAAGAACCCTTCCTCATCTGTGGTTTCTGTGGAAATCCAGATTCTTTCTCTGTATCCTTCACCGCTCGGGGCTCTGGATCTTCTCACTAAATG gttTAACATAAGCCCCCTGGCGGTCAATATCACTACTGCGGAATTCTCACTTCTGAAGGCACCATCCAAA gcgAGTGAGGGTGGCAAGTCCGTTCGGGGTGAGGGGTTTCTGCGCCTGCTGTTGCAGCCGTGGGAGTCCCGTGAAGTTGCTGTTGTTTTCACGCCATCGGAACACAAGCCCACCGCCACTATCCTCATCATTAG GAACAACCTGACTGTGTTTGACATGGTAACAGTGAGGGGTCATGGGGCCAAAGAGCTGCTCAGGGTTGGTGGGAAGCTACCCGGGCCCGGCGCGTCCCTGCGCTTCAACGTCCCTCAGTCCACGCTAATGGAATGCAGAGATG GCCTGCGCGGCAATACCAAGCCACTCTTTGCCATCCGTAAGAGCTTCAAGGTGGAGAACGCTGGCGAGCTGCCACTTACAGTCACGTCCATGAGCATCAATGGTTATAAATGTCAAGGCTTCGGCTTCGAGGTGCTACAGTGTCACTCCTTCAGCCTGGACCACAATTCCTCATCCGAGCTCACCGTAGC GTTCACGCCGGACTTTACCTCGTCCTGGGTGATCCGCGACTTGGTACTGGTGACGTCACGCGGCTCCACCTTCCCATTTACCCTAAACGTGACGCTGCCCCACCACATGTTGCCGCTCTGTGCCCAAGTCGTGCCAGGCCCCAGTTGGGAGGAGTCCTTCTGGGTGGTCACGCTGGTCTTCACCTG ctTCTCCTTGTTCAGCGTGTGTTTAATGGCCTTTCATCAGGCCCAATATATCCTAACCGAGTTCTCCACACCCACCATCCGGAGCAACCACAACTCCAACTTGTCTCGGGACAATGGCCCCGTCAACAACATCACACACAACGGCGTCAA TAAACCAAAAGGCAGCTGTAAGAGCTACGTGGACACCTGCCATACCTCAGACAAAGGAAAGGGTCGCGGCTCCCCAGCGCTGTCCAACAGCCCGGCGCAACGCCTTCCGTCGTCCAAGAAGAGCTCGTCGGGCACTCCGTCGCAGCCCCAGAAAAAACACAAGGTGTCCCTTTACTACAGCAAGTACAAGCCCAGCGCAGTCGCCGTGGCGTCCACGGCCATGGACGAAGAGCACGAGGAGCACGAGGAGCAAGAGGAACCGGTTCCCGAACCGCTCCTGACGCCGGATCCTGACGTCTGCAACAACAATGAGCCAGAGTTCATCAGCGAGATGGCTAAAAAAGCAGCAGCAGAAGAGGACTTTAATACTGAAGATATCGTGCCGGCAGCGGTTATGTTTCCCGTGGAAATTCCTGCTGGCTTCCCACAAAACGTCACGCTTGGTCCGGGACCAAGACCCGGCCTGTTACTGTGCAAGCCCGTGGAGATGAGTCACTCTGGACGCTACGAGCCCGCAGTGGTGCACTGCGAACAGCGGCCGAGCGCCGAACTACAG TTAAGAGAAGACGGCAAAGAACCAAGCAAGAAGGCTTCCATTGAAGACACGGGaaatagtagtaatggtagtaatagtaataataagggAAAGAGGAGTCGCAGGAAGATGGAAAATGTTTCAAG CTCAACTGAGCAGAAAATGTTGCTGCTTCCCGAGAGGGAGCCAGAGCCCGACTGGAGCGCGGCGGACCGCAACCTGGTGGTGTCCCGCAACAGGAACCGCTGCTGCCTCGCCCCGCCGGCAGAAGCACCCAAACCCGGAAACCGTGCCGACAACTCTGTCAGACAGAACG GCATGTGTCCCGGCCGCACTCGACGAAAGTGCACCACCGAGCGGCGCGCGTGCGAGTCCGGTTCGGATTCGGGCAGCTCGTCGGGGAGCGTGAGGGCCAGCAGGGGGAGCTGGGGGAGCTGGAGCAGTGCCAGCAGCATGGAGGGAGACAAGGATGCCAGACACGCTTGCGCTACCTCATCGAGAAAAA GGGAACCCGTGCAGTATAGCATCTACACAGCAGATAGGGACTTGTACCAGTCTGCCAATGGCAACAGCAAACCGCTTAG CAGCGCGTACCACAAAGACCAGTGCCAAAGTCTCGATCTGGCAGTTTCCAGCTTCGCCCCGAGCTTTGCCGCTGTCGCGGCGGGGGTTGAGCGCAACACGG GGACACAACCAGATCACTTCCTGCCTAAGGAGACGACATGGTCAGCTCCCTCAGTTCCGCTCACCAATGAGTTCCGGTACAACACCACGGCCACGGAAGCACTACCTTTTGCTCCTCAACAGGCCTCGCCTAGGCCGTACAATGG GTTTTCTTGGAGAAGTGCCAACAGCCACTGCAGTAATCCCTACGCCTACGCTGAGGAAGGCAACTACATAG GAAACATGGCGTTCCCAGCAGGGTTTTCCCAACAGGAGGGCCACTGCGCCCCCGCTGGCAGTCAGGCCAGCTGGAATGAGCAACGTGCCCAAGAATCACCATGCACTTGGGACTCGGCCGCCTGCGTTGGCACCAAG CCTTTTTTTTCAGGCACCCGCAGCCTATCGCCAGTTTCCAGCCTGTTTGGCTCCATCTGGACCCCACAGAGCGCCCCCTACCACCACCACAGCCACTTGCAGCAGGAGCGCTCGGCGCCCATCTCGCCGGCGACGCCGGTCACGCCGCCGCACTCGCCCTTCGCCCGGGAATCGGCGGCAGAGGCGCCCACGTGTGGCGTCGTCGGCGCGGGGACCGGCGCGCCCGGGGGTGCTGTTCCCTTCTCCAGCTTTCACCCCTTCGGCCCGCACATGAACCTGGACATCTGGAACTCCTCTTCCAACCGCAGCTCCAACTCGCAGTTGTCCAACGACTCGGGCTACTGCGGCGACGTTTGA
- the tmem131l gene encoding transmembrane protein 131-like isoform X2, protein MAGPQDFQQGSYCHRKTWLNVLLGILHLILPYVQHGGAQRQALSQIPTSVVEVWHAEDADPLAPLQVEKGPRKDGLPIEESASIFNVENGRRLHFQPAMLTFGNQPLGRPRAETIHVHNPSSEVPVTLLSMFTSSRHFHIPSFHRRVIPPRGKTSFKLIFLPSEEGNVENTLFINTSAHGLLSYQVFGVGVQKGSLVSFKRKDSLLVFPHIQSIKLTQTQEDVSNITILGLLLECSLPKSFVINSQSSCLQSEEHLSLQMDLSTRGDQPADLDKLKPYVIEHIQLLLMVPTAEQAALGEPKIGVYMQNSGSKRLYIKDIQLLSKVDAKLEINRVLLQSESKNFTEVASLTCRGPIPGHSGTCVSHISLKIRGNQMTHNLAGLHITHRWSTEDLSSLFRVKQKTTELVELWMTNPFPLPLTVTSARLSHKLQGAIKMVNFHGPLTVPQGCWPVLSLRLFDRTLQATHSFTLGLYTTLGGAVRIPLYFNTDPSKQGDLVFESEQECGQPCLLKLSEAGRSEWQRTLLPDFSRSSWTVDSKLAAELFSRWQNYKDKLSCRWPRLLVETASPLDFGATPINESKVKTLVLKNPSSSVVSVEIQILSLYPSPLGALDLLTKWFNISPLAVNITTAEFSLLKAPSKASEGGKSVRGEGFLRLLLQPWESREVAVVFTPSEHKPTATILIIRNNLTVFDMVTVRGHGAKELLRVGGKLPGPGASLRFNVPQSTLMECRDGLRGNTKPLFAIRKSFKVENAGELPLTVTSMSINGYKCQGFGFEVLQCHSFSLDHNSSSELTVAFTPDFTSSWVIRDLVLVTSRGSTFPFTLNVTLPHHMLPLCAQVVPGPSWEESFWVVTLVFTCFSLFSVCLMAFHQAQYILTEFSTPTIRSNHNSNLSRDNGPVNNITHNGVNKPKGSCKSYVDTCHTSDKGKGRGSPALSNSPAQRLPSSKKSSSGTPSQPQKKHKVSLYYSKYKPSAVAVASTAMDEEHEEHEEQEEPVPEPLLTPDPDVCNNNEPEFISEMAKKAAAEEDFNTEDIVPAAVMFPVEIPAGFPQNVTLGPGPRPGLLLCKPVEMSHSGRYEPAVVHCEQRPSAELQLREDGKEPSKKASIEDTGNSSNGSNSNNKGKRSRRKMENVSSSTEQKMLLLPEREPEPDWSAADRNLVVSRNRNRCCLAPPAEAPKPGNRADNSVRQNGMCPGRTRRKCTTERRACESGSDSGSSSGSVRASRGSWGSWSSASSMEGDKDARHACATSSRKREPVQYSIYTADRDLYQSANGNSKPLSAYHKDQCQSLDLAVSSFAPSFAAVAAGVERNTGTQPDHFLPKETTWSAPSVPLTNEFRYNTTATEALPFAPQQASPRPYNGFSWRSANSHCSNPYAYAEEGNYIGNMAFPAGFSQQEGHCAPAGSQASWNEQRAQESPCTWDSAACVGTKPFFSGTRSLSPVSSLFGSIWTPQSAPYHHHSHLQQERSAPISPATPVTPPHSPFARESAAEAPTCGVVGAGTGAPGGAVPFSSFHPFGPHMNLDIWNSSSNRSSNSQLSNDSGYCGDV, encoded by the exons ATGGCGGGGCCGCAGGACTTCCAGCAGGGTAGCTACTGTCACCGGAAGACGTGGCTCAACGTACTACTGGGAATATTGCATTTAATTTTACCATACGTGCAGCACGGAGGAGCCCAGAGACAag CTCTGAGTCAAATCCCTACCAGCGTGGTCGAGGTCTGGCATGCAGAGGACGCAGACCCGCTCGCCCCGCTGCag GTAGAAAAGGGGCCAAGAAAAGATGGTCTTCCCATTGAAGAAAg CGCCTCAATATTTAATGTGGAGAATGGGAGGCGCTTGCATTTCCAGCCTGCCATGTTAACTTTCGGAAATCA GCCGCTGGGGCGACCGAGAGCCGAAACCATACACGTACACAACCCCAGCTCGGAGGTTCCCGTGACGCTGCTGTCTATGTTTACGTCCAGCAGGCACTTTCACATACCTTCCTTCCACAGAaga GTGATCCCACCGAgagggaaaacatcttttaagCTCATTTTCCTTCCGTCAGAGGAGGGCAATgtagaaaatacattatttataaACACATCGGCCCACGGGCTGCTTTCATATCAG gtcTTTGGTGTGGGTGTACAAAAGGGCTCCTTAGTATCTTTCAAACGAAAGGACAGTCTACTGGTGTTCCCTCACATCCAGAGCATCAAATTGACCCAAACTCAG GAAGATGTGTCCAACATCACCATACTGGGTCTATTGCTGGAGTGCAGCTTGCCCAAGAGTTTTGTCATCAATTCACAA AGTTCCTGTCTCCAAAGCGAGGAACACCTCAGTCTGCAAATGGACCTATCAACACGTGGAGACCAGCCCGCTGACCTGGACAAGCTCAAGCCTTACGTCATTGAGCACATACAACTGCTCCTCATGGTCCCCACTGCCGAACAGGCTGCACTAG GGGAACCGAAAATAGGAGTTTATATGCAAAATTCTGGAAGCAAAAGGCTCTACATAAAA GATATACAGTTGCTGTCCAAAGTAGATGCCAAGCTGGAAATCAATAGAGTTCTTCTGCAATCAGAATCAAAAAACTTTACTGAAGTGGCCTCCCTCACTTGCAGAG GTCCCATTCCAGGCCACAGTGGGACATGTGTTAGTCATATCAGTTTAAAGATTCGAGGCAACCAGATGACTCACAACCTGGCCGGATTACATATCACACATCG GTGGAGTACAGAGGACCTGTCCAGCTTATTCCGGGTGAAACAAAAAACTACAGAGCTGGTGGAACTGTGGATGACCAACCCGTTCCCGCTGCCACTCACTGTGACGAGTGCCAGGCTCTCCCACAAACTGCAGGGGGCGATaaag ATGGTGAACTTTCACGGTCCGCTGACAGTACCACAGGGCTGTTGGCCGGTGCTGTCCCTGCGCCTCTTCGACAGAACGCTGCAGGCCACCCACTCCTTCACACTTGGCCTGTACACCACACTGGGTGGAGCTGTGCGCATCCCACTCTACTTTAACACAGACCCCTCCAAG CAGGGAGACTTGGTGTTTGAGTCGGAGCAAGAGTGTGGACAACCCTGCTTGCTCAAGTTGTCTGAAGCAG GTCGCTCGGAGTGGCAGCGCACACTCCTTCCGGACTTCTCTCGTTCGTCTTGGACAGTGGACAGCAAGTTGGCTGCGGAACTCTTCTCCCGTTGGCAAAACTACAAAGACAAGCTGTCTTGCAG ATGGCCGAGACTCCTCGTGGAGACAGCGTCACCTTTGGATTTTGGTGCCACGCCCATCAACGAGAGCAAG GTGAAAACTTTGGTACTGAAGAACCCTTCCTCATCTGTGGTTTCTGTGGAAATCCAGATTCTTTCTCTGTATCCTTCACCGCTCGGGGCTCTGGATCTTCTCACTAAATG gttTAACATAAGCCCCCTGGCGGTCAATATCACTACTGCGGAATTCTCACTTCTGAAGGCACCATCCAAA gcgAGTGAGGGTGGCAAGTCCGTTCGGGGTGAGGGGTTTCTGCGCCTGCTGTTGCAGCCGTGGGAGTCCCGTGAAGTTGCTGTTGTTTTCACGCCATCGGAACACAAGCCCACCGCCACTATCCTCATCATTAG GAACAACCTGACTGTGTTTGACATGGTAACAGTGAGGGGTCATGGGGCCAAAGAGCTGCTCAGGGTTGGTGGGAAGCTACCCGGGCCCGGCGCGTCCCTGCGCTTCAACGTCCCTCAGTCCACGCTAATGGAATGCAGAGATG GCCTGCGCGGCAATACCAAGCCACTCTTTGCCATCCGTAAGAGCTTCAAGGTGGAGAACGCTGGCGAGCTGCCACTTACAGTCACGTCCATGAGCATCAATGGTTATAAATGTCAAGGCTTCGGCTTCGAGGTGCTACAGTGTCACTCCTTCAGCCTGGACCACAATTCCTCATCCGAGCTCACCGTAGC GTTCACGCCGGACTTTACCTCGTCCTGGGTGATCCGCGACTTGGTACTGGTGACGTCACGCGGCTCCACCTTCCCATTTACCCTAAACGTGACGCTGCCCCACCACATGTTGCCGCTCTGTGCCCAAGTCGTGCCAGGCCCCAGTTGGGAGGAGTCCTTCTGGGTGGTCACGCTGGTCTTCACCTG ctTCTCCTTGTTCAGCGTGTGTTTAATGGCCTTTCATCAGGCCCAATATATCCTAACCGAGTTCTCCACACCCACCATCCGGAGCAACCACAACTCCAACTTGTCTCGGGACAATGGCCCCGTCAACAACATCACACACAACGGCGTCAA TAAACCAAAAGGCAGCTGTAAGAGCTACGTGGACACCTGCCATACCTCAGACAAAGGAAAGGGTCGCGGCTCCCCAGCGCTGTCCAACAGCCCGGCGCAACGCCTTCCGTCGTCCAAGAAGAGCTCGTCGGGCACTCCGTCGCAGCCCCAGAAAAAACACAAGGTGTCCCTTTACTACAGCAAGTACAAGCCCAGCGCAGTCGCCGTGGCGTCCACGGCCATGGACGAAGAGCACGAGGAGCACGAGGAGCAAGAGGAACCGGTTCCCGAACCGCTCCTGACGCCGGATCCTGACGTCTGCAACAACAATGAGCCAGAGTTCATCAGCGAGATGGCTAAAAAAGCAGCAGCAGAAGAGGACTTTAATACTGAAGATATCGTGCCGGCAGCGGTTATGTTTCCCGTGGAAATTCCTGCTGGCTTCCCACAAAACGTCACGCTTGGTCCGGGACCAAGACCCGGCCTGTTACTGTGCAAGCCCGTGGAGATGAGTCACTCTGGACGCTACGAGCCCGCAGTGGTGCACTGCGAACAGCGGCCGAGCGCCGAACTACAG TTAAGAGAAGACGGCAAAGAACCAAGCAAGAAGGCTTCCATTGAAGACACGGGaaatagtagtaatggtagtaatagtaataataagggAAAGAGGAGTCGCAGGAAGATGGAAAATGTTTCAAG CTCAACTGAGCAGAAAATGTTGCTGCTTCCCGAGAGGGAGCCAGAGCCCGACTGGAGCGCGGCGGACCGCAACCTGGTGGTGTCCCGCAACAGGAACCGCTGCTGCCTCGCCCCGCCGGCAGAAGCACCCAAACCCGGAAACCGTGCCGACAACTCTGTCAGACAGAACG GCATGTGTCCCGGCCGCACTCGACGAAAGTGCACCACCGAGCGGCGCGCGTGCGAGTCCGGTTCGGATTCGGGCAGCTCGTCGGGGAGCGTGAGGGCCAGCAGGGGGAGCTGGGGGAGCTGGAGCAGTGCCAGCAGCATGGAGGGAGACAAGGATGCCAGACACGCTTGCGCTACCTCATCGAGAAAAA GGGAACCCGTGCAGTATAGCATCTACACAGCAGATAGGGACTTGTACCAGTCTGCCAATGGCAACAGCAAACCGCTTAG CGCGTACCACAAAGACCAGTGCCAAAGTCTCGATCTGGCAGTTTCCAGCTTCGCCCCGAGCTTTGCCGCTGTCGCGGCGGGGGTTGAGCGCAACACGG GGACACAACCAGATCACTTCCTGCCTAAGGAGACGACATGGTCAGCTCCCTCAGTTCCGCTCACCAATGAGTTCCGGTACAACACCACGGCCACGGAAGCACTACCTTTTGCTCCTCAACAGGCCTCGCCTAGGCCGTACAATGG GTTTTCTTGGAGAAGTGCCAACAGCCACTGCAGTAATCCCTACGCCTACGCTGAGGAAGGCAACTACATAG GAAACATGGCGTTCCCAGCAGGGTTTTCCCAACAGGAGGGCCACTGCGCCCCCGCTGGCAGTCAGGCCAGCTGGAATGAGCAACGTGCCCAAGAATCACCATGCACTTGGGACTCGGCCGCCTGCGTTGGCACCAAG CCTTTTTTTTCAGGCACCCGCAGCCTATCGCCAGTTTCCAGCCTGTTTGGCTCCATCTGGACCCCACAGAGCGCCCCCTACCACCACCACAGCCACTTGCAGCAGGAGCGCTCGGCGCCCATCTCGCCGGCGACGCCGGTCACGCCGCCGCACTCGCCCTTCGCCCGGGAATCGGCGGCAGAGGCGCCCACGTGTGGCGTCGTCGGCGCGGGGACCGGCGCGCCCGGGGGTGCTGTTCCCTTCTCCAGCTTTCACCCCTTCGGCCCGCACATGAACCTGGACATCTGGAACTCCTCTTCCAACCGCAGCTCCAACTCGCAGTTGTCCAACGACTCGGGCTACTGCGGCGACGTTTGA